A stretch of the Chloroflexota bacterium genome encodes the following:
- a CDS encoding DUF4870 domain-containing protein has product MSEEKAELAETPKRKGRVSKTEAEEQEIKPQIEEMQEPVPQPPAERQAPSDNDRLMAMLCYLTQLILPFILPFIVLLSEENRKRDFQRYHAVHALSLAVLAIVYEVLAGLFFCVVSVIVPPLACILWTIFLLPLVPFIYYAYTAYQGQYTVIPWLTDFLVSSKWL; this is encoded by the coding sequence ATGAGCGAGGAAAAGGCCGAGTTGGCCGAAACCCCCAAACGCAAGGGGCGTGTGTCAAAAACGGAAGCGGAAGAACAGGAGATCAAGCCACAGATCGAGGAAATGCAAGAGCCTGTCCCTCAGCCACCGGCGGAACGCCAGGCGCCTAGCGACAATGATCGGCTGATGGCTATGCTATGCTACCTCACCCAGTTGATCTTGCCATTCATACTGCCCTTCATCGTCCTTCTATCTGAGGAGAACAGGAAGCGCGATTTCCAGCGATACCATGCGGTCCATGCCCTAAGTCTGGCGGTGCTCGCCATCGTCTATGAAGTGTTGGCCGGACTGTTCTTTTGCGTAGTTAGCGTGATAGTCCCCCCGCTGGCTTGCATCCTGTGGACGATTTTCCTGCTGCCACTCGTGCCCTTCATCTACTACGCTTACACTGCCTATCAGGGTCAGTACACTGTCATCCCTTGGCTCAC
- a CDS encoding methionyl-tRNA formyltransferase — translation MGTPRFAVPILDALASQYKIAAVVTQPDRRAGRGRSQVVPSPVKERALELGLLVLQPSNLRDEAVVQTLHDLQPEVIVVAAFGQILRPSVLSLPPKGCINVHASLLPRHRGPAPIPAAILAGDRMTGVTIILMDEGVDSGPILSQATHSIGPRDTTGTLTASLAELGAELLLKTLPRWLAGEITPQPQSMEGITYAPIIRKSDGMVDWTLPAIEIDRRVRAYTPWPGAYTYWQGRVLRLVQVTPRAGESPALPGQVIRLKDGIGVGTGDGLVMLEIVQLAGKRAMDAEAFARGQRDFIGSRLG, via the coding sequence ATGGGCACGCCGCGCTTTGCCGTGCCCATCTTGGATGCACTGGCATCCCAATACAAAATCGCCGCGGTGGTTACACAACCCGATCGGCGAGCGGGACGGGGTCGCTCGCAGGTCGTGCCCTCGCCAGTGAAGGAGCGAGCGCTTGAATTGGGCCTCTTGGTGTTGCAGCCATCCAACCTCCGCGACGAGGCGGTAGTACAGACCCTGCACGACTTACAGCCAGAGGTCATTGTCGTGGCGGCCTTCGGACAAATCCTCCGTCCCTCGGTGTTAAGTCTGCCCCCTAAGGGGTGCATTAATGTACACGCCTCACTTTTGCCTCGCCACCGCGGGCCTGCGCCCATCCCAGCCGCCATCCTGGCCGGTGATCGGATGACCGGCGTGACGATCATCCTGATGGACGAGGGCGTGGATAGTGGCCCCATCCTCTCGCAAGCCACGCACTCCATTGGCCCGCGGGATACAACTGGCACGCTCACTGCGTCGCTGGCGGAGTTAGGCGCTGAATTACTACTCAAGACCCTACCGCGCTGGCTGGCCGGTGAAATCACACCGCAACCTCAGTCAATGGAGGGCATCACCTATGCCCCCATCATCCGCAAGAGCGATGGCATGGTAGATTGGACATTGCCCGCCATAGAGATCGACCGGAGGGTGCGGGCGTATACTCCCTGGCCAGGTGCCTACACCTATTGGCAGGGGCGGGTGTTGAGACTGGTGCAAGTTACACCACGAGCGGGTGAGTCGCCTGCCTTGCCCGGACAGGTCATCCGGCTGAAGGACGGCATCGGTGTGGGGACAGGGGATGGTTTGGTGATGTTGGAGATCGTTCAGTTGGCAGGCAAGCGGGCGATGGATGCGGAAGCGTTCGCCCGAGGACAGCGGGATTTCATCGGGTCCAGGCTGGGATAA